In the Paenibacillus sp. FSL H7-0357 genome, one interval contains:
- a CDS encoding SDR family NAD(P)-dependent oxidoreductase has product MNYLHKTVIVTGAGHGIGRAIAEAYASEGASVIIAELDESTGGMAAAEICSQGGTAEFVACDVSKEEDIIALVAHAAAKYGTVDILINNAGIANPHTSTLYELSVEEWDKVLNTNARSVFLATREAAKVMRNNPQGGAVVNLSSTRSLMSEPNTEAYAASKGAIAALTHAMAVTLGEDGITVNCISPGWIETGDYAELREIDHSQHPSGRVGRPEDIARACLYLTAPDNNFVTGAQLIIDGGMTRKMIYEP; this is encoded by the coding sequence ATGAATTATTTGCATAAAACTGTAATTGTCACTGGAGCCGGCCATGGTATCGGCAGAGCGATCGCCGAAGCTTATGCCTCCGAGGGAGCCAGCGTAATTATCGCAGAGCTCGATGAAAGCACAGGAGGCATGGCGGCAGCCGAAATCTGCAGTCAAGGCGGAACTGCTGAATTTGTCGCTTGCGACGTAAGCAAGGAGGAGGACATTATTGCACTGGTTGCCCACGCAGCAGCTAAGTACGGAACCGTTGATATTCTGATCAATAATGCAGGCATTGCGAATCCGCATACCTCTACGCTGTACGAGCTGTCTGTGGAGGAGTGGGACAAAGTACTCAATACGAATGCACGCAGTGTATTTCTGGCAACCCGGGAAGCAGCCAAAGTTATGCGCAATAATCCGCAAGGCGGAGCCGTCGTAAATCTGTCATCAACCCGTTCATTGATGTCAGAACCGAATACGGAAGCCTATGCGGCGTCCAAAGGAGCCATCGCTGCCCTGACCCATGCCATGGCGGTTACGCTGGGGGAAGATGGCATCACGGTAAACTGCATCAGTCCGGGCTGGATCGAGACGGGAGATTATGCGGAGCTGCGTGAGATTGACCATAGCCAGCATCCTTCGGGACGGGTAGGCAGACCGGAGGACATCGCCAGAGCCTGTCTCTATTTAACGGCACCGGATAATAATTTCGTTACAGGAGCACAGCTTATCATTGACGGTGGCATGACGCGCAAAATGATTTATGAGCCATAA